A section of the Salvelinus alpinus chromosome 36, SLU_Salpinus.1, whole genome shotgun sequence genome encodes:
- the LOC139564984 gene encoding coiled-coil domain-containing protein 103-like isoform X2: protein MEDSPEVINFSALERELQSAVEADNKYQRENDAKFRALHQKVGTYEEFRDIVLASHLKPLDRKDKAEAPRKQPWNALASTDKGQNQTSCDEIGLKPQLSEFQPRTASEFSRDWRRFGSEKPEDKYSLLLSLGGEGLRDIFRAEVGFGLLGEFLVFLSSGLQPGDEATVIGVLEGLSNTPRFGINMSLLSRAEREACGELFQNLKASAAGNSSVRGSEGDVVVRGSNVEEIKETRDAEAETLFPGRTSEAAGRSSDTETLNGIMQLYGVQTVSPPQ from the exons ATGGAGGACTCTCCTGAGGTTATAAACTTCTCAGCGCTGGAGCGGGAGTTGCAGTCTGCTGTTGAAGCGGACAACAAATACCAAAGAGAAAACGATGCAAAGTTTCGTGCTCTACACCAGAAGGTTGGAACTTATGAGGAGTTTAG GGACATAGTCCTGGCATCCCACCTGAAACCACTGGACAGGAAGGATAAAGCCGAAGCTCCTCGCAAACAGCCCTGGAATGCCCTCGCCTCCACTGACAAAGGGCAGAACCAGACTAGCTGTGATGAAATAGGCCTAAAG CCTCAGTTGTCAGAGTTCCAGCCCAGGACAGCGTCAGAGTTCAGCCGGGACTGGCGCAGGTTCGGCAGTGAAAAGCCAGAGGATAAATACAGCCTCCTGCTCTCCCTAGGTGGAGAGGGCCTTCGGGATATCTTCAGGGCTGAGGTGGGGTTTGGCCTGCTGGGGGAGTTCCTCGTGTTTCTATCCAGTGGTCTCCAGCCTGGGGATGAGGCCACGGTGATAGGGGTCCTGGAGGGGCTGTCCAATACCCCCAGGTTTGGCATCAATATGTCCTTGCTGAGCCGGGCTGAGAGGGAGGCATGTGGAGAGCTGTTTCAGAACCTGAAAGCATCAGCAGCGGGGAACAGCAGTGTCAGAGGATCCGAAGGGGATGTCGTCGTCCGTGGAAGCAATGTGGAAGAGATTAAAGAGACACGAGACGCTGAGGCGGAGACTCTGTTTCCAGGACGGACCAGTGAGGCTGCCGGAAGAAGCAGCGATACTGAAACTTTAAACGGTATAATGCAGTTGTATGGGGTTCAAACTGTTTCTCCTCCTCAGTAA
- the LOC139564984 gene encoding coiled-coil domain-containing protein 103-like isoform X1 — protein MMEDSPEVINFSALERELQSAVEADNKYQRENDAKFRALHQKVGTYEEFRDIVLASHLKPLDRKDKAEAPRKQPWNALASTDKGQNQTSCDEIGLKPQLSEFQPRTASEFSRDWRRFGSEKPEDKYSLLLSLGGEGLRDIFRAEVGFGLLGEFLVFLSSGLQPGDEATVIGVLEGLSNTPRFGINMSLLSRAEREACGELFQNLKASAAGNSSVRGSEGDVVVRGSNVEEIKETRDAEAETLFPGRTSEAAGRSSDTETLNGIMQLYGVQTVSPPQ, from the exons AT GATGGAGGACTCTCCTGAGGTTATAAACTTCTCAGCGCTGGAGCGGGAGTTGCAGTCTGCTGTTGAAGCGGACAACAAATACCAAAGAGAAAACGATGCAAAGTTTCGTGCTCTACACCAGAAGGTTGGAACTTATGAGGAGTTTAG GGACATAGTCCTGGCATCCCACCTGAAACCACTGGACAGGAAGGATAAAGCCGAAGCTCCTCGCAAACAGCCCTGGAATGCCCTCGCCTCCACTGACAAAGGGCAGAACCAGACTAGCTGTGATGAAATAGGCCTAAAG CCTCAGTTGTCAGAGTTCCAGCCCAGGACAGCGTCAGAGTTCAGCCGGGACTGGCGCAGGTTCGGCAGTGAAAAGCCAGAGGATAAATACAGCCTCCTGCTCTCCCTAGGTGGAGAGGGCCTTCGGGATATCTTCAGGGCTGAGGTGGGGTTTGGCCTGCTGGGGGAGTTCCTCGTGTTTCTATCCAGTGGTCTCCAGCCTGGGGATGAGGCCACGGTGATAGGGGTCCTGGAGGGGCTGTCCAATACCCCCAGGTTTGGCATCAATATGTCCTTGCTGAGCCGGGCTGAGAGGGAGGCATGTGGAGAGCTGTTTCAGAACCTGAAAGCATCAGCAGCGGGGAACAGCAGTGTCAGAGGATCCGAAGGGGATGTCGTCGTCCGTGGAAGCAATGTGGAAGAGATTAAAGAGACACGAGACGCTGAGGCGGAGACTCTGTTTCCAGGACGGACCAGTGAGGCTGCCGGAAGAAGCAGCGATACTGAAACTTTAAACGGTATAATGCAGTTGTATGGGGTTCAAACTGTTTCTCCTCCTCAGTAA
- the LOC139564984 gene encoding coiled-coil domain-containing protein 103-like isoform X3, which translates to MQSFVLYTRRLELMRSLVLASHLKPLDRKDKAEAPRKQPWNALASTDKGQNQTSCDEIGLKPQLSEFQPRTASEFSRDWRRFGSEKPEDKYSLLLSLGGEGLRDIFRAEVGFGLLGEFLVFLSSGLQPGDEATVIGVLEGLSNTPRFGINMSLLSRAEREACGELFQNLKASAAGNSSVRGSEGDVVVRGSNVEEIKETRDAEAETLFPGRTSEAAGRSSDTETLNGIMQLYGVQTVSPPQ; encoded by the exons ATGCAAAGTTTCGTGCTCTACACCAGAAGGTTGGAACTTATGAGGAGTTTAG TCCTGGCATCCCACCTGAAACCACTGGACAGGAAGGATAAAGCCGAAGCTCCTCGCAAACAGCCCTGGAATGCCCTCGCCTCCACTGACAAAGGGCAGAACCAGACTAGCTGTGATGAAATAGGCCTAAAG CCTCAGTTGTCAGAGTTCCAGCCCAGGACAGCGTCAGAGTTCAGCCGGGACTGGCGCAGGTTCGGCAGTGAAAAGCCAGAGGATAAATACAGCCTCCTGCTCTCCCTAGGTGGAGAGGGCCTTCGGGATATCTTCAGGGCTGAGGTGGGGTTTGGCCTGCTGGGGGAGTTCCTCGTGTTTCTATCCAGTGGTCTCCAGCCTGGGGATGAGGCCACGGTGATAGGGGTCCTGGAGGGGCTGTCCAATACCCCCAGGTTTGGCATCAATATGTCCTTGCTGAGCCGGGCTGAGAGGGAGGCATGTGGAGAGCTGTTTCAGAACCTGAAAGCATCAGCAGCGGGGAACAGCAGTGTCAGAGGATCCGAAGGGGATGTCGTCGTCCGTGGAAGCAATGTGGAAGAGATTAAAGAGACACGAGACGCTGAGGCGGAGACTCTGTTTCCAGGACGGACCAGTGAGGCTGCCGGAAGAAGCAGCGATACTGAAACTTTAAACGGTATAATGCAGTTGTATGGGGTTCAAACTGTTTCTCCTCCTCAGTAA